Proteins encoded in a region of the Streptococcus sanguinis genome:
- the ychF gene encoding redox-regulated ATPase YchF, whose amino-acid sequence MALTAGIVGLPNVGKSTLFNAITKAGAEAANYPFATIDPNVGRVEVPDARLDKLTELIKPQKKVPTTFEFTDIAGIVKGASKGEGLGNKFLANIREVDAIVHVVRAFDDENVMREQGRESEFVDPMADIETINLELILADLESINKRYARVEKMARTQKDKDSVTEFNVLQKIKPVLEDGLSARTIEFTEEEQKIVKGLFLLTTKPVLYVANVSEDEVADPDNIDYVKQIREFAATENAEVVVISARAEEEISELDDEDKSEFLEAIGLTESGVDKLTRAAYHLLGLGTYFTAGEKEVRAWTFKRGMKAPQAAGIIHSDFEKGFIRAVTMSYDDLVHYGSEKAVKEAGRLREEGKEYIVQDGDIMEFRFNV is encoded by the coding sequence ATGGCTTTGACAGCAGGAATCGTTGGTTTACCCAATGTTGGTAAGTCAACTTTATTTAATGCAATTACAAAAGCAGGTGCAGAAGCAGCTAATTACCCTTTTGCGACAATTGATCCAAATGTCGGTCGGGTAGAAGTTCCGGATGCACGTTTGGATAAATTAACAGAACTCATCAAACCACAGAAGAAAGTTCCAACAACCTTCGAATTTACTGACATCGCTGGAATTGTGAAAGGCGCTTCAAAAGGAGAAGGGCTAGGGAATAAATTTTTGGCCAATATCCGTGAAGTAGATGCTATCGTCCACGTAGTACGTGCCTTTGATGATGAAAATGTCATGCGGGAACAGGGCCGTGAGTCTGAATTTGTGGATCCAATGGCTGATATTGAGACCATTAATCTAGAATTGATTTTAGCAGACTTAGAAAGTATTAACAAACGTTATGCGCGTGTAGAGAAGATGGCTCGTACCCAAAAAGATAAGGATTCAGTGACAGAATTTAATGTTTTACAGAAAATTAAGCCTGTCCTGGAAGATGGTCTGTCAGCTCGCACAATTGAATTCACAGAAGAAGAGCAGAAAATTGTCAAAGGACTCTTTCTCTTAACGACTAAGCCGGTTCTCTATGTGGCCAATGTCAGTGAAGATGAGGTGGCTGATCCAGATAATATTGACTATGTGAAGCAGATTCGTGAATTTGCAGCTACAGAAAATGCTGAAGTTGTTGTCATTTCAGCGCGTGCAGAGGAAGAGATTTCTGAATTGGATGATGAAGATAAGTCAGAATTTCTAGAAGCTATCGGCTTGACAGAATCAGGTGTGGATAAACTGACCAGAGCAGCTTATCATCTGTTGGGACTTGGAACCTACTTTACAGCTGGTGAAAAGGAAGTGCGTGCTTGGACCTTTAAGCGTGGAATGAAAGCTCCGCAAGCAGCTGGCATTATTCACTCAGACTTTGAAAAAGGCTTTATTCGAGCAGTCACCATGTCTTATGATGACTTAGTGCACTATGGCAGCGAAAAAGCAGTTAAAGAAGCTGGACGTTTGCGCGAAGAAGGAAAAGAATATATCGTTCAAGATGGCGATATCATGGAATTTAGATTTAATGTGTAA
- a CDS encoding serine hydrolase codes for MRKFLLLIFLLPALFSSITVISTEKDFVLDEEEKYHFTSTTYGRYYDSIPTNPNVYEETPTFTDSTLSKTAGKLVPDQPIQIAGFYVNEEGVPIFKLKNGQFVIADKNTIYEDTVQSIEDIHQEMWLKPGFILYDKANINGAKKINTTLAPYTKVNIVQIVQTVKGTYAQIEGQGWVSMEFLDETDNRMDKVQEILSSKYNKADYSIYVKQLDTGKEAGINQDQEMYSASVTKLPYLYYVQEQLDQKKLSLDQKFKYIGAVNDFAGAYEPEGSGSIAKSADDKEYSVQDLINRVAKESDNVAHNILGYYVTDQSDKNFQQTINKIAGKKWDVEERQASSRMAGNVLEAIYEQNGMIIDALSQTNYDNQRISKNIEAKVAHKIGDAYDFKHDAAIVYADSPFIIVIFTNNSNYDTISQIADDVYGVLK; via the coding sequence ATGCGTAAGTTTTTGTTACTGATATTTTTGCTGCCAGCTTTATTTAGCAGTATCACAGTTATTAGTACCGAAAAAGATTTCGTATTAGACGAGGAAGAAAAATATCATTTTACAAGCACTACGTATGGACGCTATTATGATAGCATCCCGACAAATCCTAATGTTTATGAAGAAACTCCTACATTTACAGATTCTACTCTGAGTAAGACTGCTGGAAAGCTAGTTCCAGACCAGCCTATCCAGATAGCAGGATTTTATGTAAATGAAGAAGGAGTCCCGATTTTCAAGCTGAAAAATGGGCAGTTTGTGATAGCGGACAAAAACACAATTTACGAAGATACTGTCCAGTCAATCGAAGATATCCATCAAGAAATGTGGTTGAAACCTGGCTTCATTCTTTATGATAAAGCCAATATCAACGGAGCTAAAAAAATCAATACAACATTAGCTCCATATACAAAAGTAAACATTGTTCAAATTGTCCAGACAGTCAAAGGAACTTATGCCCAGATTGAAGGACAGGGCTGGGTTTCTATGGAATTTCTGGATGAGACTGATAATCGAATGGACAAAGTTCAAGAAATTCTGAGCAGTAAGTATAACAAAGCTGACTACTCTATCTATGTCAAACAGTTGGACACTGGCAAAGAAGCAGGCATTAATCAAGATCAAGAGATGTATTCAGCTAGTGTGACAAAATTGCCTTATCTTTACTATGTGCAGGAACAGCTGGATCAGAAAAAACTTTCCTTAGATCAGAAGTTCAAGTATATTGGAGCAGTTAATGATTTTGCAGGTGCTTACGAACCAGAAGGAAGTGGCAGTATTGCTAAGTCAGCTGATGACAAGGAATATTCAGTTCAGGATTTGATTAATCGAGTGGCCAAAGAATCAGATAATGTCGCTCACAATATTTTAGGTTATTATGTGACCGATCAATCTGATAAAAATTTTCAGCAGACGATCAACAAAATAGCTGGAAAGAAATGGGATGTGGAAGAAAGACAAGCATCTTCACGTATGGCTGGAAATGTTTTGGAAGCTATCTATGAGCAAAATGGCATGATTATCGATGCCTTGTCTCAGACAAATTATGATAATCAGCGGATTTCTAAAAATATTGAAGCTAAAGTAGCTCATAAAATTGGCGACGCCTATGATTTCAAGCATGATGCTGCGATTGTCTATGCGGATTCTCCTTTTATCATTGTTATTTTCACCAATAATTCAAACTATGATACCATTTCCCAGATAGCAGACGATGTCTATGGAGTCCTGAAATGA
- the mfd gene encoding transcription-repair coupling factor, translating to MDNKMNLIDLFCQNQQISDWKKNLHKSSRQLIMGLSASTKAITIAAGLEEADKILVLTSSQNEADRLASDLISLLGEDKVYMFLADDTPIAEFVFASQEKIFSRLDALNFLIDHQKSGILVTNVAASKLLLPDPIDFKTSNINLKVGQEYDLNNLVKILSRSGYKKVSQVLSQGEYSLRGDILDIFERSADSPYRLEFFGDEIDGIRIFNPENQTSIENIESILIKPASDILLSEKDYARGRENLETILEKAVDPALKSYLEELLISAKEEFYHADIRKFLSYFYQKEWTILDYLPVHSPVFFDDFQKIVDRHAQFELETASLLTDDLQSCKALSSQKYFADKYQDYRQYKPATFFSSFQKGLGNLKFDALYQFNQYPMQEFFSQFPLLKEEINRYKKSGYTIILQANSSAGLQSLHKNLQEYDIHLDYIKEAEIHKNAVQLIEGNLVQGFNFVDEKIVLITEYEIIHKKIKRKIRRQNISNAERLKDYNELEKGDYVVHNIHGIGRYLGIETIEISGVHRDYLTIQYQNSDRISIPVDQIDLLSKYVASDGKIPKVNKLNDGRFQKSKQKVQHQVQDIADDLIKLYAERSQLKGFAFSADDSNQEEFDNDFPYVETEDQLRSIQEVKKDMESSRPMDRLLVGDVGFGKTEVAMRAAFKAVNNHKQVAVLVPTTVLAQQHYTNFKERFNDFAVNVEVLSRFRSKAEQKQTLDKLQKGQVDIIIGTHRLLSKDVEFADLGLIIIDEEQRFGVKHKETLKELKKKVDVLTLTATPIPRTLHMSMLGIRDLSVIETPPTNRYPVQTYVLESNPTVIREAVLREIDRGGQVYYLYNKVDTIEQKVSELRELIPEASIGYVHGQMSEIRLENTLLDFINGEYDILVTTTIIETGVDIPNANTLFVENADHMGMSTLYQLRGRVGRSNRIAYAYLMYRPDKILTEVSEKRLEAIKGFTELGSGFKIAMRDLSIRGAGNILGSMQSGFIDSVGFEMYSQLLEEAIAKKQGRENKRQKSNAELNLQIDAYLPSDYISDERQKIEIYKRIREIDSRVNYENLQDELIDRFGEYPDVVAYLLEIGLAKSYLDQAFVKSVERQQNAVIIHFEKISQQLYLTQDYFEALSMTNLKARIGEKNGLIEVIFDVRNKKDYEILEGLVNFGEKMLEIKQRKAE from the coding sequence ATGGATAATAAAATGAACTTGATTGATTTATTTTGTCAAAACCAGCAAATTTCAGATTGGAAGAAAAATCTCCATAAAAGCAGCAGACAGTTGATAATGGGATTGTCTGCATCAACAAAAGCGATTACTATAGCGGCTGGATTAGAAGAAGCTGATAAAATCCTTGTGCTGACTTCTAGTCAAAATGAAGCAGATCGTTTGGCTAGTGATTTGATTTCTTTGCTGGGAGAAGACAAGGTCTATATGTTCTTAGCAGATGATACTCCTATAGCAGAATTTGTTTTTGCATCACAGGAAAAAATATTTTCGAGATTAGATGCTCTAAACTTTTTAATAGACCATCAAAAGTCTGGAATTTTAGTTACTAATGTCGCAGCTAGCAAATTACTCTTGCCTGATCCCATTGATTTTAAAACAAGCAACATAAATTTGAAAGTTGGACAAGAATATGATCTAAATAATCTTGTAAAGATATTGTCAAGATCAGGATACAAGAAGGTATCCCAAGTTTTAAGTCAGGGAGAATATAGTCTAAGAGGAGATATCTTAGACATTTTTGAGCGCTCAGCAGACTCTCCCTATCGACTGGAGTTTTTTGGCGATGAAATTGATGGTATTCGGATTTTCAATCCAGAAAATCAAACTTCAATTGAGAATATAGAAAGTATTTTGATTAAACCTGCTTCTGATATCCTGCTTTCTGAGAAAGATTATGCTCGAGGACGAGAAAATCTGGAAACTATTTTAGAAAAAGCTGTTGACCCTGCTTTAAAATCTTACTTAGAAGAGTTACTAATCAGTGCCAAAGAGGAGTTCTATCATGCAGATATTCGTAAATTCCTTTCTTATTTTTATCAGAAAGAATGGACTATTTTAGACTACTTGCCTGTTCATAGTCCTGTGTTTTTTGATGATTTTCAAAAAATTGTGGATCGACATGCTCAATTTGAACTGGAAACAGCTAGTTTGTTGACAGATGATTTACAAAGTTGTAAAGCTTTATCAAGTCAAAAATATTTTGCAGATAAATACCAAGATTATCGTCAATATAAACCAGCAACCTTCTTTTCAAGCTTTCAAAAAGGTTTGGGAAATCTGAAATTTGATGCTTTGTATCAATTCAATCAGTACCCAATGCAAGAATTTTTCAGTCAGTTTCCTTTGCTCAAGGAAGAAATTAATCGTTATAAAAAATCTGGCTATACAATAATTTTACAAGCGAATTCTTCTGCAGGTTTACAAAGTTTACATAAAAATTTACAGGAATATGATATTCATTTAGACTATATAAAAGAGGCTGAGATTCACAAAAATGCAGTTCAGCTTATAGAAGGAAATCTTGTTCAAGGCTTTAATTTCGTAGATGAGAAAATTGTTCTTATTACAGAGTACGAAATTATTCACAAGAAAATAAAACGAAAAATTCGGCGTCAGAATATCTCCAATGCTGAACGACTGAAAGATTATAATGAGCTAGAAAAAGGGGATTATGTTGTCCATAATATTCATGGGATAGGACGTTATCTGGGGATAGAAACGATTGAAATCTCTGGTGTCCACCGTGATTATCTAACGATTCAATATCAAAATTCTGATCGTATTTCGATTCCAGTTGACCAGATTGATCTCCTATCAAAATATGTTGCCAGCGATGGAAAAATACCTAAGGTAAATAAGCTAAATGACGGTCGTTTCCAGAAGAGTAAGCAAAAAGTTCAGCATCAGGTTCAGGATATTGCGGATGATTTGATTAAACTATATGCTGAACGCAGCCAGCTAAAAGGTTTTGCTTTCTCAGCGGATGATTCCAATCAAGAGGAATTTGATAATGATTTTCCTTATGTTGAAACAGAGGACCAACTAAGAAGTATTCAGGAAGTGAAGAAGGATATGGAAAGCAGTCGTCCGATGGACCGTCTCTTAGTTGGTGATGTAGGCTTTGGGAAAACAGAAGTAGCTATGCGGGCTGCTTTTAAGGCTGTCAATAATCATAAACAAGTAGCTGTATTAGTGCCAACAACGGTTTTAGCCCAGCAACACTATACTAACTTTAAAGAACGCTTTAATGATTTTGCGGTCAATGTCGAGGTACTCAGCCGTTTCAGGAGTAAGGCAGAACAAAAACAGACTTTGGATAAGCTGCAGAAGGGACAGGTTGACATTATCATTGGGACCCACCGACTCTTATCCAAAGATGTAGAATTTGCGGATTTAGGTTTAATCATCATTGATGAAGAGCAGCGTTTTGGAGTTAAACATAAAGAAACATTAAAGGAATTGAAAAAGAAAGTTGATGTCCTAACCTTGACAGCAACTCCTATTCCTCGAACTCTTCATATGTCTATGCTGGGGATTCGTGATTTGTCAGTCATTGAGACCCCACCAACTAATCGCTATCCTGTTCAGACCTATGTTTTAGAAAGCAATCCTACAGTGATTCGAGAAGCTGTCTTACGTGAAATAGACCGAGGTGGACAGGTTTACTACCTTTACAATAAGGTTGACACAATCGAACAGAAAGTTTCAGAATTAAGAGAGTTAATCCCAGAAGCTTCTATAGGCTATGTTCATGGCCAAATGAGTGAAATTCGTTTAGAAAACACTTTACTGGATTTCATCAATGGAGAATACGATATTTTGGTGACCACTACCATTATTGAAACTGGGGTTGATATCCCAAATGCCAATACTTTGTTTGTAGAAAATGCTGACCACATGGGGATGTCAACCTTGTATCAACTTCGTGGCCGAGTTGGCCGCAGCAATCGGATTGCTTACGCTTATCTGATGTACAGACCAGATAAAATCTTAACAGAAGTTTCTGAAAAGCGTCTGGAGGCTATTAAAGGATTTACAGAGTTAGGTTCTGGATTTAAGATTGCCATGCGAGATTTATCTATTCGGGGTGCTGGAAATATCCTAGGAAGCATGCAATCTGGCTTTATTGATTCTGTTGGTTTTGAGATGTATTCACAGCTTCTAGAAGAAGCCATTGCTAAAAAGCAGGGTAGAGAAAACAAACGTCAAAAAAGCAATGCAGAACTTAATCTGCAGATTGATGCCTATCTGCCTAGTGACTATATTTCTGATGAAAGACAGAAGATTGAAATTTACAAGAGAATTCGTGAGATTGACAGCCGTGTAAACTATGAAAATTTACAGGATGAATTGATTGATCGTTTTGGGGAGTATCCTGATGTTGTAGCCTATCTGTTGGAGATTGGACTTGCTAAGTCTTATTTAGATCAGGCTTTTGTAAAGTCAGTGGAACGCCAGCAGAATGCAGTAATTATTCATTTTGAGAAAATTTCGCAGCAGCTTTATCTGACGCAGGACTATTTTGAAGCACTTTCGATGACGAATTTAAAGGCTCGAATTGGTGAAAAAAATGGCTTGATTGAAGTAATCTTTGATGTGAGGAACAAAAAAGATTATGAGATTTTAGAAGGTCTGGTTAATTTTGGAGAAAAGATGCTAGAAATTAAACAGCGTAAGGCAGAATAA
- a CDS encoding RNA-binding S4 domain-containing protein, producing the protein MRLDKYLKVSRIIKRRPVAKEVADKGRIKVNGILAKSSTDLKVDDLVEVRFGNKLLTVKVLEMKDSTKKEDAAKMYEIVSETRIEEDA; encoded by the coding sequence ATGAGATTAGATAAATATTTGAAAGTGTCACGGATTATCAAGCGACGTCCAGTGGCTAAAGAAGTAGCTGACAAGGGTCGGATAAAGGTGAATGGTATCTTGGCCAAGAGCTCAACAGATTTGAAAGTGGATGACTTGGTTGAAGTACGCTTTGGTAATAAACTCTTGACTGTAAAGGTTCTGGAGATGAAAGACAGTACTAAAAAAGAAGATGCAGCTAAAATGTACGAAATAGTCAGTGAAACAAGGATAGAAGAAGATGCCTAA
- the hpt gene encoding hypoxanthine phosphoribosyltransferase encodes MLEQDIKKILISHEEIVDAAKKLGQQLTKDYQGKNPIFVGILKGSVPFMAELIKHVDTHIELDFMLVSSYHGGTTSSGVINVIKDIDQDITGRDILFVEDIIDTGKTLKSLCDLFRERNAASVKIATLLDKPEGRIVEINADYTCFTIPNEFVVGYGLDYNENYRNTPYIGILKEEVYTK; translated from the coding sequence ATGCTAGAACAAGATATCAAAAAAATATTGATTTCCCATGAAGAAATCGTGGATGCCGCAAAAAAACTTGGCCAGCAATTAACCAAAGACTACCAAGGTAAAAATCCAATTTTTGTTGGAATTTTAAAGGGTTCCGTGCCTTTTATGGCTGAGCTGATCAAGCATGTTGATACACATATTGAGCTTGATTTCATGTTGGTTTCCAGCTACCATGGTGGTACTACCAGCTCAGGTGTCATTAATGTTATTAAAGACATTGATCAAGACATCACAGGACGTGATATCCTATTTGTTGAGGATATAATTGATACTGGTAAGACTTTGAAAAGCTTGTGCGATTTGTTTAGAGAAAGAAATGCTGCATCAGTGAAAATTGCCACACTTTTGGATAAGCCAGAAGGCCGTATTGTTGAAATCAATGCAGATTATACATGTTTCACAATTCCAAATGAATTTGTTGTTGGATATGGGTTAGATTACAATGAGAACTATCGTAATACTCCATATATTGGTATTTTGAAAGAAGAAGTTTATACAAAATAA
- a CDS encoding SP_0009 family protein, with protein MEDLLKTIEQFLAFSDEKLEELSEKNQTLKLQENQEERGKHA; from the coding sequence ATGGAAGATTTATTAAAAACAATTGAGCAGTTCTTGGCCTTTTCAGATGAGAAATTGGAAGAACTGTCTGAAAAAAATCAAACTTTGAAACTTCAAGAAAATCAAGAGGAAAGGGGAAAACATGCGTAA
- the pth gene encoding aminoacyl-tRNA hydrolase — protein sequence MVKLIVGLGNPGEKYIETKHNVGFMLIDKICKDLDLKFTADKIFQADIASTFLNGEKVYFVKPTTFMNESGKAVQALLAYYGLDIEDLLVIYDDLDMEVGKIRLRSKGSAGGHNGIKSIIKHIGSQEFKRIKIGIGRPKEGMTVVHHVLGKFDKDDYIMILNTLDKVDNAVNYYLQSGNFEQAMQKYNG from the coding sequence ATGGTAAAGTTAATAGTCGGTCTGGGAAATCCAGGAGAAAAATATATTGAAACCAAACATAATGTTGGGTTTATGCTAATTGACAAGATCTGTAAAGATCTTGATTTAAAATTTACAGCTGATAAAATCTTTCAAGCAGATATTGCCTCTACTTTTCTAAATGGTGAAAAAGTCTATTTTGTAAAACCAACTACATTTATGAATGAGAGCGGAAAGGCCGTTCAAGCTTTACTGGCATACTATGGTTTAGATATAGAGGATTTATTGGTCATCTATGATGATTTGGATATGGAAGTTGGTAAGATTCGTTTGCGCAGCAAGGGTTCAGCTGGCGGCCATAACGGCATTAAATCTATTATCAAACACATTGGAAGTCAAGAGTTTAAACGGATAAAGATAGGTATTGGCCGTCCAAAAGAAGGCATGACAGTGGTCCACCACGTTCTAGGAAAATTTGATAAAGATGATTATATAATGATTCTGAATACTCTTGATAAGGTTGACAATGCTGTAAATTATTATTTACAGTCAGGCAATTTTGAACAAGCAATGCAGAAGTATAATGGATAA
- the tilS gene encoding tRNA lysidine(34) synthetase TilS, whose product MIKHEFLKKMQEKKYFQDHRKVLVAVSGGLDSMTLLQLLIDSQKELAIELAIAHVNHKQRPESDQEEKALVKIAEQLGVKIFTSSFSGNFSENAARQFRYDFFGKVMQEEHYTALVTAHHADDQAETVFMRLLRGARLRHLSGMKAVQSFACGELIRPLLTFRKSDFPEIQHFEDSSNFQNDYLRNRIRNLYLPDLEKENPKFKDSLRYLGKEIEDWQTALSHLTRDLDIENVQVFHQQIPQVQRFLLQNYLENFPGLNLSKQQFEEILNILRTKVNYQHTLKKDYELVKDYQRFEIRKISRKPDLKMDSILLEFENLIEFGHYRFSFGIPLSGENIQKIFVSRETSLTLRFRKEGDSILLNGHHKKLRRLFIDKKVSFEERNSSVIVEQNHQILAILNIAISDLSKALKSDIMSTVLYIQKIDG is encoded by the coding sequence ATGATCAAGCACGAATTTCTTAAAAAAATGCAGGAGAAAAAGTATTTCCAAGACCATCGAAAAGTTTTGGTTGCTGTATCAGGTGGACTGGATTCTATGACACTGCTGCAGCTGTTGATTGATTCTCAAAAAGAACTGGCTATCGAGCTTGCGATTGCTCATGTCAATCACAAACAGCGGCCAGAGTCAGATCAAGAAGAAAAGGCATTAGTAAAGATTGCGGAACAGCTTGGTGTAAAGATTTTTACATCAAGTTTTTCTGGTAATTTTTCAGAAAATGCTGCTAGGCAGTTTCGTTATGATTTTTTTGGGAAAGTGATGCAGGAGGAACACTATACAGCTCTAGTAACTGCCCATCACGCAGATGATCAAGCTGAGACTGTTTTTATGCGGCTGCTGCGTGGAGCTAGACTTCGTCATCTGTCCGGCATGAAAGCTGTCCAGTCTTTTGCTTGCGGGGAGCTGATTCGTCCTTTGCTTACTTTTCGTAAGTCAGACTTTCCAGAGATTCAACATTTTGAAGATAGCAGTAATTTTCAAAATGACTATCTCAGAAATCGAATTCGCAATCTTTATCTGCCGGATCTAGAAAAAGAAAATCCGAAATTCAAGGATTCTTTGCGGTATCTGGGCAAGGAAATTGAAGATTGGCAGACCGCTTTGTCTCACTTGACTAGAGATTTAGATATAGAAAATGTCCAAGTCTTTCATCAGCAAATCCCTCAGGTTCAACGTTTTCTACTGCAGAACTATCTCGAAAACTTTCCTGGTCTGAATCTGAGTAAGCAGCAGTTTGAGGAAATTTTAAACATCCTGCGGACTAAGGTCAATTATCAGCACACTTTGAAAAAAGACTATGAGCTTGTTAAAGATTACCAGCGTTTTGAAATTAGAAAAATCAGTCGTAAGCCCGATTTAAAAATGGATTCAATTTTGTTAGAATTTGAGAATCTGATTGAGTTTGGGCATTATCGATTTTCATTCGGGATTCCTTTGAGTGGTGAAAATATACAGAAAATTTTTGTCTCGCGTGAAACTTCGCTAACACTTCGCTTTCGAAAAGAGGGAGACAGTATTTTGCTGAATGGTCATCACAAGAAACTTCGCCGTCTTTTTATTGATAAGAAGGTTTCCTTTGAAGAACGGAATTCATCTGTAATCGTGGAACAAAATCATCAAATTTTAGCAATCTTAAATATTGCTATCAGTGATTTGAGTAAGGCATTAAAAAGTGATATAATGAGTACTGTACTTTATATTCAGAAAATAGATGGGTAA
- a CDS encoding septum formation initiator family protein gives MPKNIVQLNNRFIQDENQRRRYVDQERRKRNRFMGWVLILVILLFILPTYNLYQSYQTLLQRREQYSKLQEKYQTLSEEKVYQSDIAAKLKDDSYAAKYARAKYSFSKEGEYIYTIPDLLPQ, from the coding sequence ATGCCTAAAAATATCGTCCAACTCAATAATCGTTTTATTCAAGATGAAAATCAACGCCGCAGATATGTAGATCAGGAACGGCGGAAACGCAACCGTTTTATGGGCTGGGTTCTGATTTTGGTGATTCTCTTATTTATTCTACCTACCTATAATTTGTACCAGAGTTATCAAACCTTGCTGCAGCGTCGTGAACAATATTCTAAACTCCAGGAGAAATATCAGACGCTCAGCGAAGAAAAGGTCTATCAATCTGATATAGCAGCCAAATTAAAAGATGATAGCTATGCGGCTAAGTATGCACGCGCTAAATACTCTTTTTCAAAAGAGGGTGAGTACATTTATACTATCCCAGATTTATTGCCACAGTAG